Proteins from one Aureimonas sp. SA4125 genomic window:
- the clpS gene encoding ATP-dependent Clp protease adapter ClpS — protein MSVVVPQKRLRTKPKVERPRLYRVILVNDDVTPRRFVVTVLKAEFALGEDQANRVMITAHTKGSCVVSVYPWDIAETKAARASEAGAAEGYPLTFTTEPEE, from the coding sequence GTGAGCGTCGTCGTTCCGCAAAAGCGCCTGCGCACGAAGCCGAAGGTCGAACGGCCGCGGCTCTACCGGGTCATCCTCGTCAACGACGACGTCACGCCGCGCCGCTTCGTCGTCACCGTCCTCAAGGCTGAATTCGCCCTCGGCGAGGATCAGGCAAACCGGGTGATGATCACGGCCCATACCAAGGGCAGCTGCGTCGTCTCCGTCTATCCCTGGGACATCGCCGAAACCAAAGCCGCACGCGCCAGCGAGGCAGGGGCAGCAGAGGGCTATCCGCTCACTTTCACGACCGAACCCGAGGAATAG
- a CDS encoding glutathione S-transferase family protein, with protein MQGPVKLYYNPQSRAAIVRWMLEEVGAEYTIMPIDFEAGDNRTPEFLAINPLGKIPALVLADGTVITEAPAIIAWLADAFPDAGLAPAKGSGEAGAYYRWLFFGGSCFEPALTEEMMRKGQPSLPKASIGWGAWSDVVALLERAVAPGPYLLGERFSAADVYIGAQLSWAGMFKAPGITDSEAIQNDVARVTDRDAYRRAMQG; from the coding sequence ATGCAGGGCCCAGTGAAACTCTACTACAATCCGCAGAGCCGTGCGGCCATCGTCCGGTGGATGCTGGAGGAGGTCGGGGCTGAGTACACCATCATGCCCATCGACTTCGAAGCCGGCGACAACCGCACGCCGGAATTTCTCGCCATCAATCCTCTGGGCAAGATCCCGGCCCTCGTTCTGGCGGATGGCACGGTGATCACCGAGGCGCCCGCGATCATCGCCTGGCTCGCCGACGCCTTTCCCGATGCCGGCCTGGCTCCCGCAAAAGGTTCAGGCGAGGCCGGGGCCTACTATCGCTGGCTGTTTTTTGGCGGAAGCTGCTTCGAGCCCGCTTTGACCGAGGAGATGATGCGCAAGGGCCAGCCCTCGCTGCCGAAAGCCAGCATTGGCTGGGGCGCCTGGTCGGATGTCGTCGCTCTCCTGGAGAGAGCCGTCGCGCCCGGCCCCTATCTTCTCGGAGAGCGCTTCAGCGCCGCCGACGTCTACATCGGCGCGCAACTTTCCTGGGCCGGCATGTTCAAGGCGCCGGGCATAACGGACAGCGAGGCGATCCAGAACGATGTCGCGCGCGTCACGGACCGGGATGCCTATCGCAGGGCGATGCAGGGCTGA
- a CDS encoding DUF2254 domain-containing protein: MTSRWIWLLTRITRRIWFRAALFSVAAIATALVAILVAPYIPSDLPTQIGADAVDNILGIIAASMLSVTTFSLSTMVSAYSAATSNVTPRATTLVMEDSTTHNVLATFVGSFLFSLVGIIALSTGAYGDRGRVVLFVVTIIVVGLIVVTLLRWIDHLSRLGRVTETTERVEKATTAAMRRRMESPFLGGVALGDIVRDVPAAARPVHARVIGYIQHIDAAALSAIAEAAEGELYIAVLPGDFVDPSEPMMFATGIDADRDDAIRSCFSTGDTRSFDQDPRFGACVLTEIASRALSPGINDPGTAIDVIGRAVRVLALWIEPHGEDQAEATVDYPRLHVPGIAVGDLFDDFFTPIGRDGAGLIEVNLRLQKAFRSLARLGDDRYGDNALRHSRQALQRAEIGLTLEDEKQRVRSLAAEVTAAAAPASQAPKLWPTRPPAG, translated from the coding sequence ATGACATCACGCTGGATCTGGCTCCTCACCCGGATCACCCGCCGCATCTGGTTCCGCGCCGCGCTCTTCTCGGTCGCGGCGATCGCAACCGCGCTGGTGGCCATCCTCGTCGCCCCCTACATTCCGAGCGATCTGCCGACGCAGATCGGCGCCGATGCCGTCGACAACATCCTCGGCATCATCGCCGCCTCGATGTTGTCGGTGACGACCTTCTCGCTGTCGACCATGGTGTCCGCCTATTCCGCCGCCACCAGCAATGTGACGCCGCGGGCCACGACGCTGGTGATGGAGGACTCCACCACGCACAACGTGCTGGCGACCTTCGTCGGCTCCTTCCTCTTCAGCCTGGTCGGAATCATCGCCCTCTCGACCGGCGCCTATGGCGACCGCGGCCGCGTCGTACTGTTCGTGGTCACCATCATCGTCGTCGGCCTGATCGTCGTCACCCTGTTACGCTGGATCGACCATCTGTCGCGTCTGGGCCGCGTCACCGAGACGACGGAGCGGGTGGAGAAGGCCACCACGGCCGCCATGCGCCGACGGATGGAGAGCCCTTTTCTCGGCGGCGTGGCGCTTGGCGACATCGTGCGCGACGTTCCGGCGGCGGCACGGCCCGTGCACGCCCGCGTCATCGGCTATATCCAGCATATCGACGCCGCCGCCCTGTCGGCGATTGCAGAGGCGGCGGAGGGCGAGCTGTACATCGCCGTCCTTCCCGGCGATTTCGTCGACCCGAGCGAGCCGATGATGTTCGCCACCGGCATCGACGCTGATCGCGACGATGCGATCCGGTCCTGCTTCTCGACCGGCGACACCCGTTCCTTCGACCAGGATCCGCGCTTCGGCGCCTGCGTCCTCACCGAGATCGCCTCGCGCGCCTTGTCGCCGGGGATCAACGACCCCGGCACCGCCATCGACGTCATCGGCCGCGCGGTACGTGTGCTCGCGCTGTGGATCGAGCCGCACGGCGAGGACCAGGCGGAAGCGACGGTCGACTATCCGCGCCTGCACGTGCCGGGTATCGCCGTCGGCGACCTGTTCGACGATTTCTTCACCCCGATCGGCCGCGACGGTGCGGGACTCATCGAGGTGAACCTGCGCCTGCAAAAGGCCTTTCGCAGCCTCGCCCGGCTCGGTGACGACCGCTATGGGGACAACGCCCTGCGCCATTCCCGCCAGGCGCTGCAGCGGGCGGAAATTGGGTTGACGCTGGAGGATGAGAAGCAGCGGGTGCGGAGCTTGGCGGCCGAGGTGACGGCGGCAGCCGCCCCCGCATCGCAGGCACCGAAGCTCTGGCCGACGAGGCCGCCGGCGGGCTGA
- a CDS encoding SLC13 family permease translates to MTLQQMMAFGIVAIMVGAFIWGRWRYDVVAASALLAALACGIVRPENAFSGFSDDIVIIVASALVVSSAISRSGIMEVALQRFAPDISAPRTQLLVLVTIVTLLSAFVKNIGALAIMIPIAFQMAKRSGVTPSMFLMPMAFGSLLGGLMTQIGTSPNIIVSRLRGEITGTPFTMFDFTPVGAILALVGVIFLALFYWLLPTRVAAGGAMDAAIDIKNYMTEATVTAQSSSVGKTVADLRKLGGGGATVTAILSPSGQRRTPLPDTVLQADDVLLIEGDPDALDKLVAQGVLAMDERQSAVRASGDLGTVEAIVGQNSGFIGRSARTLALFHRSGLTLLAVSRRDKRFTERLSEIVFEMGDVLVLQGEIDRLPDLLRAWDCLPLAERKLRLGNVRKGIVPLIILGVAMASTASGLVPIAAAFFAAAVLMVVAKAIPTREVYGALDAPILLMLAALIPVSDALRTTGGTDLIAGWLSMVAHSLPSYGALALIMVVAMAVTPFLNNAATVLVMAPIAATFASQLGYRPDAFLMAIAIGAGCDFLTPIGHQCNTLVMGPGGYRFADYSRLGLPLSILVVLVAVPALMLVWPIQ, encoded by the coding sequence ATGACACTGCAGCAGATGATGGCCTTCGGGATCGTCGCCATCATGGTGGGCGCCTTTATCTGGGGTCGTTGGCGCTACGACGTGGTGGCGGCCAGCGCGCTGCTGGCGGCGCTCGCCTGCGGCATCGTGCGTCCGGAGAACGCCTTTTCCGGATTCTCCGACGACATCGTCATCATCGTCGCCAGCGCCCTCGTCGTCAGCTCGGCGATCTCGCGCTCGGGCATCATGGAAGTCGCGCTGCAGCGTTTCGCGCCGGATATCTCCGCGCCGCGGACCCAGCTTCTCGTGCTCGTGACGATCGTCACCCTTCTATCGGCCTTCGTGAAGAACATCGGCGCGCTCGCCATCATGATCCCGATCGCCTTCCAGATGGCCAAGCGCTCGGGCGTCACGCCCTCGATGTTCCTGATGCCGATGGCGTTCGGCTCGCTCCTCGGCGGCCTGATGACGCAGATCGGGACGTCGCCGAACATCATCGTCTCGCGGCTGCGCGGCGAGATCACCGGCACGCCCTTCACCATGTTCGACTTCACGCCCGTCGGCGCAATCCTCGCCCTTGTCGGCGTGATCTTCCTGGCGCTGTTCTACTGGCTGCTGCCGACGCGCGTGGCGGCCGGCGGCGCGATGGACGCGGCGATCGACATCAAGAACTACATGACCGAGGCGACGGTGACCGCACAATCCTCCTCGGTCGGCAAGACGGTGGCGGACCTGCGCAAGCTCGGCGGCGGCGGCGCCACGGTGACGGCGATCCTCAGCCCCTCGGGCCAGCGCCGGACGCCTCTTCCCGACACCGTGCTGCAGGCCGACGACGTGCTCCTGATCGAGGGCGACCCCGACGCGCTGGACAAGCTTGTGGCGCAGGGCGTCCTGGCCATGGACGAGCGGCAATCGGCTGTGCGCGCCTCGGGCGATCTCGGTACGGTGGAGGCAATCGTCGGCCAGAACTCGGGCTTCATCGGCCGCAGCGCCCGCACCCTCGCCCTCTTCCACCGCAGCGGCCTGACGCTGCTCGCCGTCAGCCGGCGCGACAAGCGCTTCACCGAGCGGCTCAGCGAAATCGTCTTCGAAATGGGCGACGTCCTCGTGCTGCAGGGCGAGATCGACCGTCTGCCGGATCTCCTGCGCGCCTGGGACTGCCTGCCGCTGGCCGAGCGCAAGCTGCGGCTCGGCAATGTCCGCAAGGGAATCGTGCCGCTGATCATCCTCGGCGTGGCAATGGCGTCGACCGCCTCCGGGCTCGTGCCGATCGCCGCCGCCTTCTTCGCCGCGGCAGTCCTGATGGTGGTGGCGAAAGCCATTCCGACGCGCGAGGTCTACGGCGCCCTCGACGCCCCGATCCTCCTGATGCTGGCAGCGCTCATTCCCGTCAGCGACGCGCTGCGCACGACCGGCGGCACCGACCTCATCGCCGGCTGGCTGTCGATGGTCGCCCATTCCCTGCCCTCCTATGGCGCGCTCGCCCTGATCATGGTCGTGGCGATGGCCGTGACACCCTTCCTCAACAATGCCGCGACCGTGCTCGTGATGGCGCCGATCGCCGCGACCTTCGCCTCGCAGCTCGGCTACCGCCCGGACGCCTTCCTCATGGCGATCGCGATCGGCGCGGGTTGCGATTTCCTCACCCCCATCGGCCACCAGTGCAACACGCTGGTGATGGGACCCGGCGGCTACCGCTTTGCCGACTACTCCCGCCTCGGCCTGCCCCTGTCGATCCTCGTGGTTCTCGTCGCCGTCCCTGCGCTGATGCTGGTCTGGCCGATCCAGTAG
- a CDS encoding chloride channel protein has translation MDHTTPPPPATADVAIVQAPSRFRALVRGNEIGLVLVAGVVGVLSGLLVIAMGAAAQLLHTVLFNLSDGEHVSGLDRLSSPWLVLVPIAGGGVLGLHLYFLSRRKTRPMVDPIEANALHGGRMSIRDSITVVIQNLISNGFGASVGLEAAYTQISAGIASRIGVAFEMRRGDLRTLVGCGAAAAIAAAFNAPLTGAFYAFELIIGAYSIATLAPVVVAALGGAFVTRLLVGNTLLIDIGTPGPVGNADYLPAMVLAILAAGLGILIMQGVTMIEAGVRRSRVPVPLRPILGGCVLALLALVTPQVLSSGHGALHLQLDLPMAASSLVLLLALKALASAVSIGSGFRGGLFFASLFLGALLGKLFAIFSPMIFTGASLTPVVYAIVGMSSLAVSIIGGPLTMTFLALEVTGDFPITALVLVAVVAASLTVRKTFGYSFATWRFHLRGESIRSAHDVGWIRNLTVGRMMRRDVRTTTISTTLRTFQRDFPLGSTQRVVVTDAAGAYLGMVLVPDAYSAVIVDLDATIEGLLRFQDAVLLPQMSAREAAALFDRSESEALAVVDTLQAKSVVGLLTESHTLRRYSEELELRRREAAGEGT, from the coding sequence ATGGATCACACTACGCCGCCGCCGCCCGCCACCGCCGACGTGGCCATCGTCCAGGCGCCGAGCCGTTTTCGGGCGCTCGTTCGCGGCAACGAGATCGGTCTCGTGCTGGTGGCCGGCGTCGTCGGCGTCCTGTCCGGCCTCCTCGTTATCGCGATGGGTGCGGCCGCGCAACTCCTGCACACCGTGCTGTTCAACCTGTCGGATGGCGAGCATGTCAGCGGCCTCGACAGGCTCTCCTCACCCTGGCTGGTCCTCGTGCCCATCGCCGGCGGTGGGGTCCTCGGACTCCATCTCTATTTCCTGTCGCGCCGCAAGACACGGCCCATGGTCGATCCGATCGAGGCCAATGCCCTGCATGGCGGGCGGATGTCGATCCGCGACAGCATCACCGTGGTGATCCAGAACCTCATTTCGAACGGTTTCGGCGCCTCCGTCGGTCTGGAGGCGGCCTATACGCAGATCTCCGCCGGAATCGCCTCGCGCATCGGCGTCGCCTTCGAGATGCGCCGCGGCGATCTGAGGACGCTCGTCGGCTGCGGCGCCGCGGCGGCGATCGCGGCCGCCTTCAACGCGCCCCTGACCGGCGCCTTCTACGCCTTCGAGCTGATCATCGGCGCCTATTCGATCGCGACGCTCGCCCCCGTCGTCGTCGCGGCCCTCGGCGGCGCCTTCGTCACGCGGCTTCTCGTCGGCAACACGCTGCTCATCGACATCGGGACGCCCGGACCGGTCGGCAATGCCGACTATCTCCCCGCGATGGTGCTCGCCATCCTCGCGGCCGGGCTTGGCATCCTGATCATGCAAGGGGTGACGATGATCGAGGCCGGCGTCAGGCGCAGCCGCGTGCCGGTCCCGCTGCGCCCGATCCTCGGCGGCTGCGTCCTGGCGCTCCTCGCCCTCGTGACGCCGCAGGTGCTGTCGTCCGGGCACGGGGCGCTGCATCTCCAGCTCGACCTTCCGATGGCGGCGTCGAGCCTCGTCCTGCTCCTCGCCCTGAAGGCGCTGGCGTCTGCGGTATCGATCGGCAGCGGCTTTCGCGGCGGATTGTTCTTCGCCTCGCTGTTTCTCGGCGCACTCCTCGGCAAGCTCTTTGCCATCTTCAGTCCGATGATCTTCACGGGCGCGTCGCTGACGCCGGTCGTCTACGCCATCGTCGGCATGAGCTCGCTGGCGGTGTCGATCATCGGCGGTCCGTTGACCATGACCTTCCTCGCGCTCGAGGTGACCGGTGACTTTCCGATCACGGCGCTCGTGCTCGTTGCCGTGGTCGCCGCCTCGCTGACGGTGCGCAAGACCTTCGGCTATTCCTTCGCCACCTGGCGCTTCCACCTTCGCGGCGAGAGCATCCGCAGCGCCCACGACGTCGGCTGGATCCGCAACCTGACGGTCGGCCGGATGATGCGGCGCGACGTGCGCACGACGACGATCTCGACGACGCTGCGCACCTTCCAGCGCGACTTTCCACTCGGCTCGACCCAGCGCGTCGTCGTCACCGATGCGGCGGGCGCCTACCTCGGCATGGTCCTCGTTCCCGATGCCTACTCCGCCGTGATCGTCGACCTCGACGCGACGATCGAGGGGCTGCTGCGCTTCCAGGATGCCGTGCTCCTGCCGCAGATGAGCGCGCGCGAGGCCGCCGCCCTCTTCGACCGGTCCGAAAGCGAGGCGCTGGCGGTCGTCGACACTCTCCAGGCGAAGAGCGTCGTCGGCCTTCTCACCGAGAGCCACACCTTGCGGCGCTACAGCGAAGAGCTCGAGCTGCGGCGGCGGGAGGCGGCCGGCGAGGGCACCTGA
- a CDS encoding EAL domain-containing protein, producing the protein MNRPLASLVALLGLDFSDRNLAMAQAVALQRQIPLMYALLVVNAGALSYTHLAFAPWWLTVAVPSVLLVVCVIRALTWFRQRHQTIEADAAVFQLQRTVMLAAVISIAFVSWALALDSYGGPLERGHVALFIAITVIGCIFCLMPLPQAALIVTATVTVPYLIHYLAEGDTVFLAIALDIALVTAVMIKVLLNSFSGFAQLIHSRADLASKQAEAERLSEENARLAHTDSLTGLPNRRHFFALIDTLIETSRETGGRFALGTLDLDRFKPVNDTYGHVAGDRILSAVGERLTAACGPDVTVSRLGGDEFGFTVIGDLARAQSVGQHLCDILGEPFDLDECRIKLGCSGGMAMFPEAGLTRQALFDRCDYALYYAKSKHPGRAMLFSLEHETKIRSDREIEAVLLAADFAAEMEIHFQPIVDSATRIPVAVEALARWTSPVLGRVPPDQFIAVAERLGCIHRLTLTLFGKALAKVSQLPPEIGLSFNLSARDITSPETVLSLIASIRHSGIDPKRISLELTETAVMRDFDAARRAIGLLQALGVSIALDDFGTGYSSLGYLHRLAFDKVKLDRSFIGDLGSPSGRNIVGAMIALCGTLNLECIVEGVENEEQLAQLRLLGCTLVQGYLMGRPMPLGELTPWFAAGPQSADRHRAG; encoded by the coding sequence ATGAACAGACCACTGGCTTCACTCGTCGCCCTTCTGGGGCTCGACTTCAGCGACCGAAACCTCGCGATGGCGCAGGCGGTGGCGCTGCAACGCCAGATCCCGCTGATGTACGCCCTTCTCGTCGTCAACGCGGGGGCCCTTTCCTACACGCATCTGGCCTTCGCACCCTGGTGGCTGACCGTTGCGGTCCCTTCCGTCCTTCTGGTCGTTTGCGTCATTCGCGCCCTCACCTGGTTCCGCCAGCGCCACCAGACGATCGAGGCCGATGCCGCCGTCTTCCAGCTGCAGCGGACGGTGATGCTCGCAGCGGTGATCTCGATCGCCTTCGTCTCCTGGGCACTGGCGCTCGACAGCTACGGAGGCCCCCTCGAACGGGGCCATGTCGCCCTGTTCATCGCCATCACGGTCATCGGCTGCATCTTCTGCCTCATGCCGCTGCCGCAAGCGGCCCTCATCGTCACCGCGACCGTCACGGTTCCCTATCTCATCCACTATCTCGCCGAGGGAGACACCGTCTTCCTCGCCATTGCGCTCGACATCGCATTGGTCACCGCGGTGATGATCAAGGTTCTCCTCAACAGTTTCTCGGGTTTCGCCCAGCTCATCCATTCCAGGGCCGATCTCGCCTCGAAGCAGGCCGAGGCCGAACGGCTGAGCGAGGAGAATGCCCGTCTCGCCCATACCGACAGCCTGACCGGCCTGCCCAACCGGCGGCATTTCTTCGCGCTGATCGATACGCTGATCGAGACCTCGCGGGAGACCGGCGGTCGCTTTGCCCTCGGCACGCTCGATCTCGACCGGTTCAAGCCGGTGAACGACACCTATGGCCATGTGGCGGGCGATCGCATCCTTTCAGCCGTGGGCGAGAGGCTCACGGCCGCCTGCGGCCCCGATGTCACCGTGTCGCGCCTCGGCGGCGACGAATTCGGCTTCACGGTGATCGGCGATCTGGCCCGGGCGCAGTCCGTCGGCCAGCATCTCTGCGACATCCTCGGCGAGCCCTTCGATCTGGACGAATGTCGGATCAAGCTCGGCTGCTCCGGGGGAATGGCCATGTTTCCCGAGGCGGGCTTGACCCGCCAGGCACTGTTCGACCGCTGCGACTACGCGCTCTACTACGCCAAATCGAAGCATCCCGGCCGCGCCATGCTGTTCTCGCTCGAACACGAGACGAAGATCCGGTCGGACAGGGAGATCGAGGCGGTGCTTCTGGCGGCCGACTTCGCGGCCGAGATGGAGATCCACTTCCAGCCGATCGTCGATTCGGCGACGCGCATCCCCGTCGCCGTCGAGGCCCTCGCCCGCTGGACGAGCCCGGTCCTCGGGCGCGTCCCGCCCGACCAGTTCATCGCCGTCGCCGAGCGTCTCGGCTGCATCCACCGGCTGACGCTGACGCTGTTCGGCAAGGCGCTGGCCAAGGTCAGCCAGCTGCCGCCGGAGATCGGCCTGTCGTTCAACCTCTCGGCGCGCGACATCACCTCGCCGGAGACGGTCCTGTCCCTCATCGCGAGCATCCGGCACAGCGGCATCGATCCCAAGCGCATCAGCCTGGAACTGACCGAGACGGCGGTGATGCGCGATTTCGACGCCGCGCGGCGGGCGATCGGCCTGCTGCAGGCGCTCGGCGTCTCCATCGCGCTCGACGACTTCGGCACCGGCTATTCCAGCCTCGGCTACCTGCATCGCCTGGCCTTCGACAAGGTCAAGCTCGACCGCAGCTTCATCGGCGATCTCGGCAGCCCCTCCGGTCGCAACATCGTCGGCGCGATGATCGCCCTTTGCGGAACGCTGAACCTCGAATGCATCGTCGAGGGCGTGGAGAACGAGGAGCAGCTGGCGCAGCTGCGCCTGCTCGGCTGCACGCTGGTGCAGGGATATCTCATGGGCCGCCCGATGCCGCTCGGCGAGCTCACCCCCTGGTTCGCCGCAGGTCCGCAAAGCGCCGATCGGCACCGCGCGGGCTGA
- a CDS encoding aldo/keto reductase, producing the protein MKTRPLGRTGLNVSEICLGSMTWGSQNSEAEGHAQMDYALDQGVNFIDTAEAYPTTPMVKETMGRTEEIIGSWLKASGKRDAVILATKIAGQGNDKIRDGGPITAAGIRIAVEDSLQRLATDRIDLYQLHWPNRGSYHFRKTWTYDPSGQDPAGERENMAEVLEALGALVKEGKLLHVGLSNETVWGTAQFLAIAEKAGLPRIASIQNEYSLMHRIFDLDWAELSLNEDVGLLAYSPLAAGLLTGKYGGGAIPEGSRGSINKGLGGRHTDSAVSVADAYADVARRHALQPNQMALAFCLTRPFMTSVIIGATTMEQLVSDIAAAEVTLDEAVMDDIAAVHRRYPIPM; encoded by the coding sequence ATGAAAACCCGCCCGCTCGGCCGCACCGGCCTGAACGTCAGCGAAATCTGCCTGGGATCGATGACCTGGGGCAGCCAGAACAGCGAGGCGGAGGGCCACGCGCAGATGGACTACGCCCTCGACCAGGGCGTCAATTTCATCGACACCGCCGAGGCCTATCCGACGACGCCCATGGTGAAGGAGACCATGGGGCGCACGGAGGAGATCATCGGCAGCTGGCTGAAGGCCTCCGGCAAGCGCGATGCCGTCATCCTTGCGACGAAGATCGCCGGCCAGGGCAACGACAAGATCCGCGACGGCGGTCCGATCACCGCGGCCGGTATCCGCATCGCCGTCGAGGACAGCCTGCAGCGCCTCGCCACCGACCGGATCGACCTCTACCAGCTGCACTGGCCAAATCGCGGCTCCTACCATTTCCGCAAGACCTGGACCTACGATCCGAGCGGCCAGGATCCGGCGGGAGAGCGGGAGAACATGGCCGAGGTGCTGGAAGCGCTCGGCGCGCTCGTGAAGGAGGGCAAGCTCCTGCATGTCGGCCTGTCCAACGAGACGGTCTGGGGAACGGCGCAGTTCCTCGCCATCGCCGAGAAGGCCGGCCTGCCCCGCATCGCCTCGATCCAGAACGAATACAGCCTGATGCACCGCATCTTCGATCTCGACTGGGCCGAGCTTTCCCTGAACGAGGACGTCGGCCTCCTCGCCTATTCGCCGCTCGCCGCAGGCCTTCTCACCGGCAAGTACGGCGGCGGCGCGATCCCCGAGGGCTCGCGCGGCAGCATCAACAAGGGCCTTGGCGGACGCCACACCGACAGTGCGGTTTCCGTCGCCGATGCCTATGCGGACGTGGCCCGCCGGCACGCCCTTCAGCCGAACCAGATGGCGCTCGCCTTCTGCCTCACCCGGCCGTTCATGACCTCGGTGATCATCGGCGCGACCACGATGGAACAGCTCGTCAGCGATATTGCGGCCGCCGAGGTGACCCTCGACGAGGCGGTGATGGACGACATCGCGGCAGTCCATCGCCGGTACCCGATCCCGATGTAG
- a CDS encoding BCCT family transporter, giving the protein MTDDPLAAPDPSISDYEVGQDNVQKFGLDFHNPVFGISAAVVIVFVAATLLMPGLSEEFFGWLRPALTAQFDWFFMLAANVFVLFCLFLIVSPFGKIRLGGKLATPEYSYVSWLSMLFAAGMGIGLMFYGVSEPMSHYASSMADIAGSPESWAPLAGAPGDAEAARRLGMAATIFHWGLHPWAIYAIVGLALAFFSYNWGLPLTIRSAFYPILGDRVWGWPGHVVDTLAVFATLFGLATSLGFGAEQAIAGLNYLFGLPDTALSRVVLIAVITGVALLSVVAGLDAGVRRLSELNMGLAFLLLAFVFLVGPTMTILSGIFHNTVAYLADIVPLSNPFGRSDDNFRTGWTTFYWAWWMSWSPFVGMFIARVSRGRTIREFLTCVLIVPTLVSIVWMSVFGETAIFETIAGFTGVADADLPLQLFVMLGQLPLSAITSVIGIVLVIVFFVTSSDSGSLVIDTITAGGKTDSPVPQRVFWAVFEGLVAIALLLGGGLASLQAAAIATGFPFAFLLLALCLGTLMGLRRELKSPFLETAQT; this is encoded by the coding sequence TTGACAGATGACCCCCTAGCGGCCCCCGACCCATCCATCTCCGACTACGAAGTCGGCCAGGACAATGTTCAAAAGTTCGGGCTCGATTTCCACAACCCGGTCTTCGGTATCTCGGCCGCGGTGGTCATCGTTTTCGTCGCCGCGACGCTGTTGATGCCCGGCCTGTCGGAGGAGTTCTTCGGCTGGCTGCGGCCGGCGCTGACGGCGCAGTTCGACTGGTTCTTCATGCTGGCGGCTAACGTCTTCGTGCTGTTCTGCCTGTTCCTGATCGTCAGCCCCTTCGGCAAGATCCGACTCGGCGGCAAGCTTGCCACGCCCGAATACAGCTATGTTTCCTGGCTCTCGATGCTGTTTGCCGCGGGCATGGGCATCGGCCTGATGTTCTACGGCGTCTCCGAGCCGATGTCGCATTATGCCAGCTCGATGGCCGACATCGCCGGAAGCCCCGAAAGCTGGGCGCCGCTCGCCGGCGCGCCCGGCGACGCAGAGGCCGCGCGCCGGCTTGGCATGGCCGCGACGATCTTTCACTGGGGCCTGCACCCCTGGGCGATCTACGCCATCGTCGGCCTGGCGCTGGCCTTCTTCAGCTACAACTGGGGCCTGCCGCTGACCATCCGCTCGGCCTTCTATCCCATCCTGGGCGACAGGGTCTGGGGCTGGCCGGGGCATGTCGTCGACACGCTCGCCGTGTTCGCGACGCTGTTCGGCCTCGCCACCTCGCTCGGCTTCGGCGCCGAGCAGGCGATCGCCGGACTGAACTACCTCTTCGGCCTGCCGGACACGGCGCTCAGCCGCGTCGTCCTGATCGCCGTCATCACCGGCGTCGCCCTGCTTTCGGTCGTGGCCGGGCTGGACGCGGGTGTTCGCCGGCTGTCGGAGCTCAATATGGGCCTCGCCTTCCTGCTGCTCGCCTTCGTCTTCCTTGTCGGCCCGACCATGACCATCCTGTCGGGCATCTTCCACAACACCGTCGCCTATCTCGCCGACATCGTGCCGCTGTCCAACCCGTTCGGGCGCAGCGACGACAATTTCCGCACGGGCTGGACGACCTTCTACTGGGCCTGGTGGATGTCCTGGTCGCCCTTCGTCGGCATGTTCATCGCCCGCGTCTCCCGCGGCCGGACGATCCGGGAATTCCTCACCTGCGTCCTGATTGTCCCGACCCTCGTCTCGATCGTCTGGATGTCGGTGTTCGGCGAGACGGCGATCTTCGAGACGATCGCCGGGTTCACCGGCGTCGCCGATGCGGACCTGCCGCTGCAGCTCTTCGTCATGCTCGGCCAGCTGCCGCTGTCGGCGATCACCTCGGTCATCGGCATCGTGCTGGTCATCGTCTTCTTCGTGACGTCGTCGGATTCGGGCTCGCTGGTGATCGACACCATCACCGCCGGCGGCAAGACCGACTCGCCGGTGCCGCAGCGGGTGTTCTGGGCCGTCTTCGAAGGCCTCGTCGCCATCGCGCTGCTGCTCGGCGGCGGGCTCGCCTCGCTGCAGGCGGCGGCGATCGCCACCGGCTTTCCCTTCGCCTTCCTGCTGCTGGCGCTCTGTCTGGGAACGCTGATGGGCCTCCGGCGCGAACTGAAGTCGCCCTTTCTCGAGACCGCGCAGACCTGA